In one window of Massilibacterium senegalense DNA:
- a CDS encoding GNAT family N-acetyltransferase encodes MKTYIEQLNNDVINQEWMREMVELWNINAIETADCELDESDREAIHEQLKEYITSKYGMVVVAMNEHQQIIGYSIASVKKDLVSGELSGQLDEVYVAPEYRGKKLAKKLVDNVIKWLDQQNISLIHVHVDIDNKLALKFWEKNGFDIEFFTLSNNE; translated from the coding sequence TTATTAATCAAGAATGGATGAGAGAAATGGTAGAATTGTGGAATATAAATGCTATTGAAACTGCAGATTGTGAGTTAGATGAAAGTGATAGAGAGGCTATACATGAGCAATTAAAAGAATACATTACATCAAAATATGGGATGGTTGTGGTGGCGATGAATGAACATCAGCAGATTATTGGTTATAGTATTGCTTCCGTAAAAAAAGATTTAGTTAGTGGAGAATTATCTGGTCAATTAGATGAAGTTTATGTAGCACCAGAGTATAGAGGAAAGAAACTTGCTAAAAAATTAGTAGATAACGTAATAAAATGGCTTGATCAACAAAATATCTCTTTGATTCATGTTCATGTTGATATAGATAACAAATTAGCTTTAAAGTTTTGGGAGAAAAATGGATTCGATATAGAGTTTTTTACCCTATCCAATAATGAATAG